The region CCTGGTTTTAGATCGTGATTTAGGTTGTTTACCAGTATTTTAGCCTCGTATGTTCGGGCAAACACATCGGCAACCGGACTTACGTTGGTTACATTGCCCTCAAATTGTAAGTTGTTTAAGGCCGATACTGTAAATTGGGCTTTTAATCCTTTTTTAATTTTACCAATCTCATTTTCGGGCACCGATATTTTTACATATACTTTATCAATATCAACCAGCTCCATTGGTGCGCTGCCGATGCTTAGCGTTGTCATACCGGGCTCAATATTTCTGCGTCCCACTATGCTGTTGGCCGGCGAGCGCAGGTTGCACTTGTCGAGGCTGTTTTCCGATAGTTCTAGCGATAGTTTGGCCTGTTCAAGATTGGTTTCCATCTCAACCCATTTTATCTCAGGTAGGCTGCCTTCGTCGTGTACTTTTTTTAGCCTGTCATAGGCATCCTTTGCCTGCTGATACTTTGCTTTTGATATGTCACGAAGGTTTTGTAAATCAGCCTTTTCTATGGTTGCCAGTAGTTGACCCTTTTTTACTGCATCGCCGGCTTCCACCAGTACCTTTTCTACTTTACCCACAGTTTGGAAATTTAGAGGGACGGTTTGGAATGCCTCAATACTGCCGCTGTACCTTAGGTTTGAGCTGATAAATTCCGATTTAACCGTGTCGACGCTCACCTTTATGGTTTTACTCCCAAGGGTCTCAACTTTGTTTTGTTCCGAGTTACACCCCATAAATGCGGCAATTCCTAGTGCCCAGTAAATAGTTTTGTTCATAGTTGTTATTTTATTTATTAGGTTATTTACTTTGAATTATACTGAACGATCAGTATGCTTTGTTTTACAGTTTAATACTGAACGATTAGTATGTTTAGGCCGTTGTAATTATATGATTTATGTTATGCCTTAAAATTAAAGTTTCATCAAATTATACAACTCGTAGAGTTGGTTTCTTAATGCTTCAATGGCCAACTCTGGAGAGTTATTTATTAGTAGGTTTCCAGCTATACCTATGTTGAGCGAGAAAAGATTTAATGCCATGTTTTTTGCATTGATGTCTTTTCTTATCTCATTGTTTTCGATTGCTCTTTCAATAATAGCTTCAATGTGTTCAAATTCATTGCGGATTAGGTTCTCTTTTTCATTTGCGTACTTTGGGTAATGGCGGAAAGCATCAATTAGCAACGATAGGTAGTTGATAGGTATAAAGTTGTTGTGCCCGCTTACAATGCTGTTTATTACCTTTTCGGAGATTTTTATGCATTCATCTATGTAATCCTTGAGTGTATCACCCTTAAATGGCACAAAGAAATCGTCGATGGGTAAGTATTTATCAATAACAGCC is a window of Tenuifilaceae bacterium CYCD DNA encoding:
- a CDS encoding hemolysin secretion protein D, which translates into the protein MNKTIYWALGIAAFMGCNSEQNKVETLGSKTIKVSVDTVKSEFISSNLRYSGSIEAFQTVPLNFQTVGKVEKVLVEAGDAVKKGQLLATIEKADLQNLRDISKAKYQQAKDAYDRLKKVHDEGSLPEIKWVEMETNLEQAKLSLELSENSLDKCNLRSPANSIVGRRNIEPGMTTLSIGSAPMELVDIDKVYVKISVPENEIGKIKKGLKAQFTVSALNNLQFEGNVTNVSPVADVFARTYEAKILVNNLNHDLKPGMVCDVTLDIKSAKELTLIPYQGVSTDSKGLAFVYTVDANAGRAKKQPVTLGNYYGKFIEVTSGLAPSQVIVCEGKEKLSDNSLISF